A region from the Brevibacterium paucivorans genome encodes:
- the dop gene encoding depupylase/deamidase Dop, whose amino-acid sequence MISVRRVMGAETEFGVWQPGNPKANPMRDSARVVDAYAQPRGLKSSQNFWDFSAESPLADARGFLMSVDDAHISQLTHLPESQPEAQYLANVVTENGARLYVDHAHPEYSSPESLYPRDVVLYDRAGDLVALEAVRNLATSDQPVNLYKNNTDSKGASYGTHENYLVDRAVEFDAIVEGLTPFFVTRQILCGSGRVGIGQSASVPGFQISSRADFFEERVGLETTLRRPIINTRDEPHAEPGLYRRLHVIIGDATLAEPATLVRFGATSLVLALIERGLAPQILLKDPVEALYTVSHDLGLSAGLPLEGGGEMTALEIQRTYLDAVKAHMDPDCEATAEVVAEWERFLEGLASDPLSLADSIDWVAKYQLLQGYVRKQNLPWDHPKLQLIDVQYHDVRPEKGLFYKLEASGRIRRLTTPEAVERAVTNPPEDTRAWLRGTLVSRFGDFVESASWDTIVLNLGHDYVRIPMRYPELGTRELAEKALADVTDAQSLFTALSLIKLSDNERE is encoded by the coding sequence GTGATTAGTGTTCGGCGTGTAATGGGTGCCGAGACCGAGTTCGGTGTCTGGCAACCGGGTAACCCCAAAGCCAACCCCATGCGCGATTCGGCGCGCGTGGTCGATGCGTACGCACAACCTCGGGGTTTGAAATCTAGCCAGAACTTCTGGGACTTCTCCGCCGAAAGCCCCCTTGCCGACGCCCGTGGCTTTCTCATGAGCGTCGACGACGCGCACATTTCCCAACTCACGCATCTGCCGGAGTCACAACCTGAAGCGCAGTACCTGGCAAATGTGGTGACTGAAAACGGGGCGCGACTCTACGTCGACCATGCGCACCCGGAGTATTCGAGCCCCGAAAGCCTGTATCCGCGAGACGTGGTGCTCTATGACCGGGCGGGTGACCTTGTAGCGCTTGAAGCGGTGCGCAATCTGGCCACCAGCGACCAGCCGGTGAACCTGTACAAGAACAACACCGACTCAAAAGGCGCCTCCTACGGAACCCACGAAAACTACCTGGTGGACCGGGCTGTTGAGTTCGACGCGATCGTCGAAGGACTCACCCCGTTCTTCGTCACTCGTCAGATCCTGTGCGGATCTGGCCGAGTGGGTATCGGGCAGTCTGCGTCAGTCCCCGGATTCCAAATCTCCTCACGCGCCGACTTCTTCGAAGAGCGCGTGGGACTGGAGACGACCTTGCGCAGGCCCATTATTAACACGCGCGACGAACCACACGCTGAACCCGGGCTATATCGACGTCTGCACGTCATCATTGGTGATGCGACGCTGGCGGAACCCGCCACCCTGGTGCGCTTTGGTGCCACGTCTTTGGTACTTGCGCTGATCGAACGTGGCCTGGCACCTCAGATCTTGTTGAAAGACCCAGTTGAGGCGCTTTACACGGTCTCGCACGACCTCGGGCTGTCTGCCGGCCTTCCGCTGGAAGGCGGGGGAGAGATGACGGCGTTGGAAATCCAACGCACGTACCTGGACGCGGTGAAGGCTCACATGGATCCTGACTGTGAGGCCACCGCCGAGGTCGTCGCTGAGTGGGAGCGGTTCCTTGAGGGCCTTGCGTCCGACCCGTTGTCCTTGGCTGATTCGATCGACTGGGTTGCGAAATACCAGTTGCTCCAGGGTTATGTGCGTAAACAGAACCTGCCGTGGGATCACCCCAAGCTCCAGCTCATCGACGTGCAGTACCACGATGTGCGCCCGGAGAAAGGGTTGTTTTACAAACTCGAAGCATCGGGCAGGATCCGTCGCCTAACCACGCCCGAGGCCGTTGAACGTGCGGTGACGAACCCGCCCGAAGATACCCGTGCGTGGCTACGTGGAACCTTGGTGTCACGTTTTGGTGACTTTGTTGAATCGGCAAGCTGGGACACGATCGTGCTCAACCTGGGGCATGACTACGTACGCATTCCCATGCGCTACCCAGAACTGGGTACGCGAGAGCTCGCGGAAAAGGCACTTGCTGACGTGACTGACGCCCAGTCGCTGTTCACAGCGCTCTCACTTATTAAACTGTCAGACAACGAAAGGGAATGA
- a CDS encoding ubiquitin-like protein Pup, translating to MSQFQQHAGGGKDNNDDSEEFVEAGQAQINTQGVDDILDDIDSMLETNAEDFVRNFVQKGGQ from the coding sequence ATGAGCCAATTTCAGCAACACGCCGGTGGCGGAAAAGATAACAACGACGATTCAGAAGAATTTGTTGAAGCCGGTCAGGCCCAGATCAACACGCAGGGTGTCGACGACATCCTGGACGACATCGACTCCATGTTGGAAACAAACGCCGAAGACTTTGTAAGGAACTTCGTGCAAAAGGGTGGCCAGTGA
- the prcA gene encoding proteasome subunit alpha, translating to MTAPFYVSPEQLMKDRAEFARKGIARGRSVIVCRYDAGIALVAHNPSSTLHKIAEIYDRIAFAAVGKYNEFETLRQAGVRYADLRGFSYDRADVTARGLTNAYAQTLASVFTTESKPFEVELVVAELGETPAQDRLYRLSYDGSVADENDCVVIGGNAEATAQRIQVAPGLKDLDSTINTAVRALFGEEDPVAAHVEAAILDRNAPGRRTFVRLTEEQVRGALEYGQSAPGQADSTHGEETGE from the coding sequence ATGACTGCACCGTTTTACGTATCTCCTGAACAGCTGATGAAGGACCGCGCGGAGTTCGCGCGGAAGGGAATCGCCCGAGGTCGTTCGGTCATTGTGTGTCGATATGACGCTGGTATTGCGTTGGTTGCTCACAACCCGTCGTCCACATTGCACAAGATTGCGGAAATCTACGACCGCATCGCTTTCGCAGCAGTGGGCAAGTACAACGAGTTCGAAACGCTACGCCAGGCAGGCGTGCGATACGCGGACTTGCGCGGATTCTCATATGACCGTGCCGATGTCACCGCCCGCGGACTCACCAACGCGTACGCGCAGACACTAGCAAGCGTGTTCACCACCGAGTCCAAACCCTTTGAGGTTGAACTGGTGGTAGCCGAGCTGGGCGAAACTCCTGCACAGGACCGCCTCTACCGTTTGTCCTATGACGGTTCGGTCGCCGACGAAAACGACTGCGTGGTGATCGGCGGGAACGCTGAAGCCACCGCGCAACGCATTCAAGTCGCGCCAGGGCTCAAAGACCTCGACTCCACAATCAACACAGCAGTACGAGCACTGTTTGGAGAAGAAGATCCCGTTGCAGCCCACGTTGAAGCCGCAATTTTGGACCGCAACGCGCCAGGACGCAGGACCTTTGTGCGGCTCACGGAAGAGCAGGTGCGCGGGGCACTCGAATACGGTCAGTCGGCACCCGGACAAGCAGACTCTACACATGGGGAAGAGACCGGCGAATGA
- a CDS encoding DUF3054 domain-containing protein, whose translation MSVSRKSTSHLLITLVTDAVLVCLFAVVGYYTHAQNLEFSGILRTAWPFMAALAIAWLANAVWTAPLAPLRTGVGIWATTVLVGMIIRIILGEGTAGPFILVASGVNLFTLVGWRLLASQLAGKSGR comes from the coding sequence ATGAGCGTGTCACGAAAATCAACGTCTCATCTTCTTATCACCCTAGTCACCGATGCCGTGCTCGTGTGTCTTTTTGCCGTCGTGGGCTACTACACACACGCCCAGAACCTGGAGTTCTCTGGGATTCTGCGCACCGCGTGGCCGTTTATGGCAGCGCTCGCGATCGCTTGGTTGGCCAACGCTGTGTGGACTGCTCCTCTTGCGCCACTTCGCACGGGCGTAGGGATCTGGGCGACAACGGTCTTGGTGGGAATGATCATCCGGATCATTCTGGGCGAAGGCACCGCCGGCCCGTTCATTCTGGTCGCCTCGGGCGTCAACCTTTTCACCTTGGTTGGCTGGCGTTTGCTGGCCAGCCAACTCGCGGGGAAAAGCGGCCGGTAG
- the prcB gene encoding proteasome subunit beta, giving the protein MNSGFDKHFLDATTNSFVEFAARVRPHVLPQATSQVVSQQLEAPVGTTIVAFKTERGVLMAGDRRATMGNLIASHTIEKVHAADSASVIGIAGTAGLALELIRLFQLELEHYEKIEGTPLSLEGKANRLASMLRGNLGLALQGLAVVPLFAGTVPGTTSGALYSFDVTGGKYQELDFHSIGSGAGFARGALKKLWKPQLDAEEAVRVAVQTLYDAADDDSATGGPDLVRKIAPQVMTVDGDGVNEVPADHVLQIARSIVTGRNNS; this is encoded by the coding sequence GTGAACTCAGGTTTCGACAAGCACTTTCTCGATGCGACCACTAACTCGTTTGTCGAGTTTGCAGCCCGCGTGCGTCCGCACGTGTTGCCACAGGCCACGTCGCAGGTGGTCTCGCAGCAACTCGAAGCGCCAGTAGGCACGACGATTGTCGCTTTCAAAACGGAACGTGGAGTGCTCATGGCCGGTGACCGCCGGGCCACGATGGGCAATCTGATCGCCAGCCACACCATTGAGAAAGTCCACGCTGCCGACTCGGCATCGGTCATTGGAATCGCAGGAACTGCGGGGCTTGCGCTTGAACTGATTCGACTTTTCCAGCTGGAACTCGAGCACTACGAAAAGATCGAGGGCACCCCGCTCTCGCTAGAAGGTAAAGCGAACCGGCTGGCCTCGATGTTGCGGGGCAACTTAGGCCTCGCACTGCAGGGCCTGGCAGTCGTGCCACTCTTTGCGGGCACTGTGCCAGGAACCACCTCGGGAGCGCTCTATTCCTTTGACGTCACAGGTGGGAAATACCAGGAACTCGACTTCCACTCGATCGGTTCGGGGGCCGGGTTCGCACGCGGCGCCCTGAAAAAACTGTGGAAACCACAGCTGGATGCTGAAGAAGCAGTGCGCGTCGCCGTGCAAACGCTCTACGACGCCGCCGATGACGACTCTGCCACGGGTGGCCCGGACCTGGTTCGGAAGATCGCGCCACAGGTGATGACCGTTGACGGAGACGGTGTGAACGAAGTCCCTGCCGACCATGTGCTTCAGATTGCTCGCTCAATTGTGACTGGACGGAACAACTCATGA